A single genomic interval of Malania oleifera isolate guangnan ecotype guangnan chromosome 11, ASM2987363v1, whole genome shotgun sequence harbors:
- the LOC131168481 gene encoding PWWP domain-containing protein 3-like, producing METVDGKLETPVDGKTLDDSSSATEPVKTRETPQGQKALKAASAATGLAGPSLAGIHGNGVNVSVGKEGFLGGTEATDDSCGKWENKKEDGLGLGLGLGDPCSLKKQENGLGYLLGAKKEENGIEKKTVGHRCTLKNEVKDAGNLGKRSGCEDGSGRENGKGSLLENGEDQGGEVTEMPISLPEMNDEKYLKGDVDDESHHFSVGDLVWGKIRSHPWWPGQIYNPSDASEHAAKYKQRDRLLVAYFGDGSFAWCYPSQLEPFEEKFESMSQQSNSKSFVDAVQEAVGFISRLVELKMTCFCMPKEHLLSLDRSLAVNAGIRKGASVPRDGTGRLSVAQHEPAVLLANLRNMAQSVSASSMLELAVLKSWLSAFYCAKGGYQLPVYHEPQLIVDPEYNNKNASMDICGFMEVPIQGPSEEQWLSVPVGPGYGQTSQSLLQKCLEISEDKLNQRRKQKSMAELMGGDMDVEPENNGLDTAKEGTHLGKVASASGKKKRKEGGEAGSPSINKLTSPLEMRKRAKFSGFSTTADGKSSKSKGKEESKNGLVLSGRKKKSSSTEVDSDMGIEGTENSKSKGNKEVKEGIVFSARKKKKGSSAADDGDKDMEGTERGNETAQRRRNKVSSLENDGSEAKEEIKKGSLSRERKRSKYLSPPYTTNLIQRQMQSNTKRDSGTKFLKVSNVAHIGEQMKRAAGQLIGSPPILKCSGETFQRKLSKELGVDCDTRDGASPEALKEENMIIDLKESRASPNEVLYELRSVAGNFQYSKGNKSLDMIRKFFSVFRSSIYREGSNYEAYNKSRPGRKRKSLDSEPGSILKSLKQIHDNSSRPKTRQSRIKNNEERSVGKDMNESHDPSQEGKVRRPRVKKNKAAKLDVSKVKQAPLASAGKMNDNKTDGKASSAVLFVSFPPTVSLPSKDDLITIYSKFGALNEMETDILYNSFCGRVVFVRTVDAEEAFNNSVKSSPFGTTKVNFRLRYPSVSSGTNEDGENLHIIASCLPDETPPDPSATQSANEASELDFIKQKLEMMTLMLEKSDGQISQEMKSSLEGEMKGLLKKVSTMVKSSSS from the coding sequence ATGGAAACAGTTGACGGTAAGCTAGAAACCCCAGTAGACGGAAAAACCCTAGATGACTCGTCTTCTGCAACTGAACCGGTCAAGACCCGAGAGACCCCGCAAGGTCAAAAAGCCCTAAAAGCAGCTTCTGCAGCTACTGGTTTGGCTGGTCCGAGCCTTGCAGGAATCCACGGTAATGGTGTAAATGTTTCGGTTGGTAAAGAGGGGTTTTTGGGTGGTACTGAGGCGACGGATGATTCTTGTGGTAAGtgggaaaataaaaaggaagatGGATtaggattagggttagggttaggtgATCCTTGTTCTTTGAAAAAGCAAGAAAATGGGTTGGGCTATTTATTGGGAGCTAAGAAGGAAGAAAATGGTATTGAAAAGAAAACTGTGGGTCATCGTTGTACGTTGAAAAATGAAGTGAAAGATGCTGGCAATTTGGGGAAGAGAAGTGGGTGTGAAGATGGTAGTGGTCGTGAAAATGGTAAGGGAAGCTTGCTGGAAAATGGGGAAGACCAAGGTGGAGAAGTTACGGAGATGCCTATTTCCCTGCCTGAGATGAATGACGAGAAGTATTTGAAGGGTGATGTGGATGATGAAAGTCATCATTTTTCTGTTGGTGACCTTGTATGGGGCAAGATTAGGAGTCATCCATGGTGGCCTGGACAGATTTATAATCCTTCAGATGCATCAGAGCATGCTGCGAAGTACAAGCAGAGGGATCGCCTTCTTGTGGCGTATTTTGGAGATGGTTCCTTTGCATGGTGCTACCCATCTCAGTTGGAACCTTTTGAGGAGAAGTTTGAATCAATGTCACAGCAAAGCAACTCCAAGAGCTTTGTCGATGCTGTACAGGAGGCTGTGGGTTTTATTAGTAGACTTGTGGAGTTGAAAATGACTTGCTTTTGTATGCCCAAAGAACATCTGTTAAGCCTTGATAGATCATTAGCTGTTAATGCTGGAATCAGGAAAGGAGCTTCTGTGCCCCGGGATGGAACTGGTAGACTTTCAGTTGCTCAGCATGAACCTGCAGTACTGCTTGCGAATCTGAGAAATATGGCACAAAGTGTCTCTGCAAGCAGTATGCTTGAGCTTGCAGTGTTAAAAAGTTGGCTTTCAGCTTTTTATTGTGCGAAAGGGGGCTACCAATTGCCCGTGTATCATGAACCACAATTAATTGTTGACCCCGAGTACAACAATAAGAATGCTTCAATGGACATCTGTGGCTTTATGGAAGTTCCAATTCAAGGTCCAAGTGAAGAACAGTGGCTTTCTGTACCAGTAGGTCCGGGATATGGCCAAACCAGTCAATCCCTGCTGCAAAAATGTTTAGAGATTTCAGAGGATAAGCTGAATCAAAGAAGGAAGCAGAAAAGCATGGCTGAACTTATGGGAGGGGACATGGATGTTGAACCTGAGAATAATGGGCTGGACACAGCAAAGGAAGGAACTCACTTGGGCAAAGTGGCATCAGCATctggaaagaaaaagagaaaggagGGTGGCGAAGCTGGAAGCCCTAGCATTAATAAATTGACCTCTCCATTGGAAATGAGGAAGAGGGCCAAATTTTCAGGATTTTCTACGACTGCTGATGGAAAAAGTTCTAAAAGTAAGGGCAAAGAAGAATCCAAGAATGGCCTTGTGTTAAgtggaaggaagaagaaaagttCCAGTACTGAAGTTGACAGTGATATGGGCATAGAGGGAACTGAAAATTCTAAAAGTAAGGGCAACAAAGAAGTAAAAGAGGGCATTGTCTTTAGtgcaaggaagaagaagaaaggttcCAGTGCCGCAGATGATGGTGATAAGGACATGGAAGGAACTGAAAGAGGCAATGAGACAGCGCAAAGGCGAAGGAACAAAGTTTCCAGCCTTGAAAATGATGGTAGTGAGGccaaagaagaaatcaaaaaggGCTCTCTGTCGAGGGAAAGGAAAAGAAGCAAGTATTTATCCCCTCCATACACAACCAATCTAATTCAGAGGCAAATGCAGTCGAACACCAAGAGAGACTCAGGAACAAAATTCCTAAAAGTTTCTAATGTTGCTCATATAGGAGAGCAAATGAAAAGGGCTGCTGGCCAGCTTATTGGGTCCCCCCCAATTTTAAAGTGCAGCGGGGAGACATTTCAGAGGAAGCTCTCCAAAGAACTTGGTGTTGATTGTGACACAAGGGATGGTGCAAGTCCTGAAGCACTGAAGGAGGAAAACATGATCATTGACTTGAAGGAAAGTAGGGCATCCCCAAATGAAGTACTATATGAACTCCGGTCTGTAGCTGgcaattttcaatattcaaaaggAAACAAATCTCTTGATATGATCAGGAAATTCTTCTCCGTGTTCAGAAGCTCAATCTATCGGGAAGGATCTAACTATGAAGCGTACAACAAAAGTCGACCTGGTAGAAAGAGGAAGTCTTTAGACTCAGAGCCTGGGTCGATACTAAAAAGCCTGAAGCAGATTCACGACAATTCGTCTAGGCCAAAAACCCGGCAATCTAGGATTAAAAATAATGAAGAAAGGTCGGTAGGAAAAGACATGAATGAATCTCATGATCCTTCACAAGAAGGAAAAGTAAGGCGGCCCAGGGTTAAAAAGAACAAAGCAGCAAAGCTGGATGTTTCTAAAGTCAAGCAAGCTCCCTTGGCTTCAGCTGGGAAGATGAATGATAATAAAACTGATGGAAAAGCTTCATCTGCAGTCCTTTTTGTGTCATTTCCCCCAACAGTGTCTTTGCCGTCAAAGGATGATCTTATCACAATATATAGCAAATTCGGGGCTCTCAACGAGATGGAAACAGACATACTCTATAATTCTTTCTGTGGTCGAGTTGTCTTTGTAAGGACAGTGGATGCGGAAGAAGCCTTCAACAATTCAGTGAAGAGCAGTCCCTTTGGAACCACAAAAGTCAATTTTCGGCTCCGGTATCCCTCAGTTTCTTCTGGGACTAATGAAGATGGTGAAAATCTGCATATAATTGCTTCATGTCTGCCCGATGAAACCCCTCCAGATCCATCTGCTACCCAGTCTGCTAATGAAGCCTCAGAACTTGATTTCATTAAGCAGAAACTTGAGATGATGACATTGATGCTGGAAAAGTCTGACGGTCAAATATCGCAGGAGATGAAGTCTAGTTTAGAAGGTGAGATGAAAGGTCTCTTGAAGAAGGTAAGCACAATGGTCAAATCTTCATCATCTTAG